In a genomic window of Schistosoma mansoni, WGS project CABG00000000 data, supercontig 0156, strain Puerto Rico, whole genome shotgun sequence:
- a CDS encoding synaptotagmin, putative, producing the protein MTIIEMASTMIPLNNTDTTTNITLNSSAFETNPFIIDLTKSFHVINKPLAVFLFICVCIACLFFIIIILLCIRTCIRRKYVPKVLHKRPKGIYVDEIPGLAHNIEQYKYGSFEYSLEYNIDHKQLKIGVLQANNLIGPISSDTLDPYSTITLAKLDGNNNLRIIGKQERTNIISNTNRPVWKKIFTYDVEEYDLNHVVIIFEVFAHDNICQDISIGKLEVYLKDIDHGEYAGNIIERTGWLTAGTSYKFGLGELCIGIGYYPNNNLPHIDVYIYECRQLNLDDYLPKSKQHELDILIILKQKKRILYRQKTYKRKELINPYFNQKISIPLRNIDHTTHNTTYNQIEKYHIICQLRHINRLYMKQIIGTIHIGLDSSQTTGIKQWEEIIKNPSKIHVMWHSIVPS; encoded by the coding sequence ATGACCATTATAGAAATGGCCAGTACTATGATTCCTTTAAATAATACTGATACTACAACAAATATTACATTGAATTCATCGGCATTTGAAACAAATCCATTTATCATTGACTTAACTAAATCTTTTCATGTCATTAATAAACCATTAgctgtatttttatttatatgtgtatgtattgcttgtttattctttattattatcattctattatgTATACGTACTTGTATACGACGTAAATATGTACCAAAAGTATTACATAAACGTCCAAAAGGTATATATGTAGATGAAATACCTGGTCTAGCACATAATATTGAACAATATAAATATGGATCATTTGAATACTCATTAGAATATAATATAGAtcataaacaattaaaaattgGTGTATTACAAGCAAATAATTTAATTGGACCAATTAGTTCTGATACATTAGATCCATATAGTACAATTACATTAGCTAAATTAGATGGAAATAATAATTTACGTATTATTGGTAAACAAGAAAGAACCAATATAATATCCAATACAAATCGGCCAGTATGGAAAAAGATCTTTACATATGATGTTGAAGAATATGATCTTAATCATGTTGTTATTATATTTGAAGTATTCGCTCATGATAATATATGTCAAGATATAAGTATTGGTAAATTAGAAGTCTATCTTAAAGATATAGATCATGGTGAATATGCTGGTAATATTATAGAAAGAACAGGTTGGTTAACAGCTGGTACAAGTTATAAATTTGGTCTTGGTGAATTATGTATTGGTATtggttactatccaaataacaATCTACCACATATTGATGTATATATCTATGAATGTAGACAATTAAATTTAGATGATTATTTACCTAAATCAAAACAACATGAATTAGATATATtgattatattaaaacaaaaaaaacggaTCTTATATCGACAAAAAACTTATAAACGTAAAGAATTAATTAATCCAtattttaatcaaaaaattaGTATCCCTTTAAGAAATATTGATCATACTACtcataatactacttataatcaaattgaaaaatatcatattATATGTCAATTAAGACATATAAATCGTTTATATATGAAACAAATTATAGGTACTATTCATATTGGATTAGATTCATCACAAACAACTGGTATAAAACAATGggaagaaataattaaaaatccATCCAAAATACATGTGATGTGGCATTCTATTGTACCATCATAA